The Pirellulales bacterium genomic interval AACCGCCGTTTGATTTTGGGGCTAGGCCCATGCCAATTCTCTTGGACAACCAAATCCCAGCGGGCGATGTTGCACCCTCAGTCAGCGCGATGGGAGTCAACCACCGTCTGCTGTTGAGCATGGTCGACGAAGTCTTTTCTAAATCTGATGACCCAGCAAATATGTCCTCCTGGGAGCAGTTCGACAATCTTGGCGATCATCAAACCGATGCGCATTTCTGCGAAATTGAGGCGCTCGTCTCCAGCAATGCCTAGGCGATATCGAATGCCATGCTCCGCAGCCTCTTGTTCGTTTAGCCCAATGCGCGCCAACTCCGGATCGGTGAACAGACAAAACGGCACTTGCCGGCCGGTCGTCGTGCGATTGCCGCCGAAAAGGTTCGCTAGCACAATGCGAAAATCATCCTCACCGATATGCGTGAAGTACGGACTGCCCGCGCAGTCTCCCGCGGCCCAAATTCCTATTGCCGTGGTTTCCAATCGCTCATTGACTTTGACATGTCCACGTGCGTCGACCTCCACGCCAGTCTTTTCCAGCCCAATGGCATCGGTGTTCGGCGTTCGACCGCCAGCAACCAAGACATGCGTACCTTCAATATTTCCACGAGTTGTGCGCATCCGAACGGATGTTCCGGATTGACCGTCCACCTGCTCGACCGTCATGCCAGTCAACACTTCAATGCCTTCGTCGCGAAATAGCTGCTGCATCGCCTTGGAGACGTCCGAATCCTCACGATGAATGAGAGCAATGTTTCGCTCGATGACTGTCACGCGACTGCCAAAGCACCGAAATGCCTGCGCAATTTCCAGGCCGACGTAGCCGCCACCTAACACAATCAAGTGTTCTGGCAATTCACCTAGTTCAAGCGCTTCGATATGAGTCATGGGTCAGACATCTGAAAGCCCCGGCGTGTTGTCGATTCGAGCCCGCGATCCGGTGTTGATAACGACAATATTGCCTTGGAGTGTGCGCGTGCCACCGTCATTCAATGTCACGTCAATGGTCTTGGCCGTCACAAACTTTCCGCTGCCCATGATCTACTCGGTGTCAGATTCTTTATATTTCTGCTGGTGTACTGCGATCAGGCCGTCAACCATCTTCCGTTTACGATCGCGGACCCCGGCCATATTGATTTTGCAATTCTCTGCGATGATGCCGAACGCGTCCCGGCGAGACAATAGTTGGCGACTTTCGCGCTGTGAATGATGTTCTTACTCGGCAAGCAGGGCGATATTCGGGCAAGACCCGCCAACATACCGCCGCTCGATAACCGCTGTCTTTTTGCCCCGAGAGGCCAGCGACCAGGAAAGGAGCTTGCTCGGTGCACCACTTCCCAGAATGACGACATCATATTGCTCTGGCTGGTTCATCTGATCCTCCTTGGAATTGGTTTTCAGTGGCACAAAGGTTGGATTTCTCGCGGAACAGAATTCGGTCGACCGATGCCGCTGTCGGGCTCGACAATGCCAGCGCAATCAACCCCGCAATGTAGAGCAGGTTGATCTCGTATCCAGGCGGTCCAAACACGGGCCCCGAGGGGGTCAACCCAATCGTGTTTACCGAACTGAATCCGTAATGGATGTGAACTGTAAACAGGGCAACCAGCATCGAGATAATCAGCGGAATGCTCGCAAGCCTCACCATGAGTCCGATGATCAGGAGCATGCCACCAAGAACTTCAATGCACGCCACCAGCCACGCCGTGGGAAGTGGATATGGCGCGCCGATTTGCTCAAGGATTGCAGCAAACTTCGCCGGACCGCGATTTAGTTTTTCCAAACCGTGCAGCAGAAATCCGACGCCAACAATGAGCCGAAGCGGGAGAAGCGTCCAAGAATTAGGGATGTTCAATTTCCCGAGTGATCTCCAACGAATCATTTCGACATCTCCTTACAAAATGCCTCGTCAGGCTATTGCGATACCAACAATCCTCCACTGCGGCCGCCGATGGCCTATTCGGAATAATTACTCATGCGAAATATGCTTAGCGAGAAATTCGCGCATTAATTTTGCGATTTCGTTCGCATTGGTTTCTAACGCGAAATGCCGGTATCGAGAAAATGCACGACAGCGTCCGGGATGTCGCGTTTGAACGCCTCGGCCCCTGGTGGCAGAAAAAATGGATCGTTTTTTCTCCACACCGCCAGCAGCGGCGGCTTATGGGTACGAAAATACTTTTGGAAGGTCGGGTATAGCGCGACGTTGCTCTTGTAATCGCCGAACAAGTCGAGCTGTACTTCAGCCGCGCCCGGCCGGGCCAGGTAGAAGTTATCGAGTGTGTATCCGTCTGGCGAGACCGCAGTAGGGTCGGTAACTCCATGCGTGTATTGCCAAACGGTTGACTCGGGCGTCAGAAAGGCGCGAAGGGCCTCGCGGTTTGCGGGTGATGCGTCTTGCCAATAAGCCCGGATCGGATTCCAGCCGTCGCTGAGTCCTTCCTCGTACGCGTTGCCATTCTGGCTGATGATCGCCGTGATCCGGTCCGGGTGCTTTACCGCGAGTCGGAATCCGGTCGGCGCGCCGTAATCGAAAACATAGACGGCGTAGCGATCAAAGCCGACCACCTCAGTGAAACGATCGATCGTCTCGGCGATCCTGTCGAAGGTATGGCCCCGGCCCGGCATGTCGGACCTTCCGAAGCCTGGCAAATCGGGAGCCATAATATGAAATCGGTCGGCCAGCATCGGGATCAGATCCCGGAACATATGGCTGGCGCTCGGGAAACCATGAAGCAACAGTAAGTTTGGGGCGCCGGCCGGGCCGGCCTCGCGATAGAAGACGTTGACGCCGCCCACGTCCGCTGTTCGATACTTGATGGCAGTCATGACGCCTCCTTTGAGTTACGAGCCTAAGCAATTCGGATTGATCGATGTTGTTATGCGATTGAAATCGTAATGTCTCAACGTCGGTTAATGCAGTGCCGCGGAATTTAGTTCCTGGACTTCATTCGCCGACATTTGCCTGTGCGAATTGACCATGCTCAGACCAACCGTAAGTTCTTTAATTGCCTCGCGGATGATCTCGACGACGACGGATGGCGCGGACACGATTGGCGCGTGGTCGACTGTCACTACTTGTTGTAAATCAGGCAGAAATCAAGCGTTTTGTTGATTACCTGCCGATGTTCGGCAGTGCAGCCAGTTCCTAGCCCGCCCAACGTTCCAAAATTTGCTCGCTCGCGGTGAGGCCGTGGTGAGAATTATGAATTTAGGGACGCACCGCTTCGCGCTTTGGGCTTCCGATAATAATTTCCTTGCCTACCCACAGCCAATGTGGTTAGCGCTAAGAGAAGAAAAGACGCCGGCTCGGGCACGGAAGAAATTGAACCGCTGCCGTTTGTCAGGTAGTTCAGTAGCGCTTGCAGATCGGTATTGGTAAATTTGCCATTGCCGTCAAGGTCGCCGAGAAGCGTTACTTGCGAATCGGTCAATCCCCCGTGAGTTTGTTCGTAGCTAGACAAATTGGTGAGAGCTTGCATCATCGGTATAATGTCCGAGGCATCGACATGACCATCGCGATTTAAATCGCCGGGCGCCACGACCGTGAGGATGCCGTTGCCAAAGACAGCGGGAACAATATCTCCATCTACGTCTCCATCGTTAAATTTGCTGTCGCTACTGCTGTTCTTCGTGCCGACAAGTTTTAAATCGTAATCGCCCAGGGGTGCGCCGGCGGCACTAAAGCTAACTGTGGCAAGTGTGCCACTGGGATTGACGAATTCCCCTTGATTGTCGGTTACGACAACATACGACTGAAATTGCGGAAGATTTCCGCCGCTAGCCGGAAGAACATCGTCGGGCGCAACCTGGCCAGACCAAATCGTATTGCTCAAAAAATTAACGCTGTTGATCGCTGGCAAACTTTCTGTGCCGTCGGCAATTTGCAGCGTGAATAGCATGCCTTCAATGTCTTCCGCTGCAGGGTTTGCGGTATCGGACACAGCCAAGCTGATCGAAGCCGACGAATTCTTAGCCACGTAGTAATGTCCCAAATTGACAATTGGATTGGCATGTGCCGCCAGAACGGTCGCCAGCCAACTGACGCAAATAATGAATCCAATCGTTCGCATGGAATTACCTGGCAAGCCGTTTTTTGGCCATACAATGGACCGCCATTTATGGTCTGAAAGACATTATAGTTTCAGCAGTTGTTGCCATCGCGGCGCAACATCGGCCGCCAAATTTTCGCAATAAGCATCGATGGTGACCGAGTCGGTATCAAAACTGTGTGATTTCTCGCGCTTTGTGGGAAGGAACATCAAATCCACGAATAGATCTTGCCCAGGCAAATGGTGGTTAACCATCGGCGGTGGCGTGGATGCAACATCTTCATATATGGTGGAAAGGTTGTTACGCAATCCAGTATTTACAACCGCCACGGTACTGCTTAAGGGAATTAGCGGCGGCAAAGTGTTTTCCACTGCCACAATCGGCGGGCTGGGCCGAGAGCTGGAATCAACAGACGTAGAATTACCATCCGTCGAAGTCACCGACGAAAAATTAACGGTTATCGGGGTAGATAAAATCGTCGGAAGCAATGGGGGGCTAATCGGCATAGCTGTTGGAATTGAGGCCGGGGCATCCTCGGCAAGCGGAGGCGAATCGGCATCAGCAGTCAGCGAACCGCCGCCAGTTGGCGCGGTAATCAATTGGAGCGCCGCATCCGCCACGCGGACATTTTGCTTGGCGACCGTCACATCCTGGTTGTCGACAATGCCATCGCGGTTGAAATCAAACGGATTGATGATCGATACCGGCCCCGCATCGTGATGACCGCGAGCTGCCAAAATATCGCTCGAATCGATATTGGCATCGGTCGCGGAATTTCCGACTTCACCCATGGCGTTGCCGACATAAAACACGTCGGGCGTTGCCAGTTGCGTAACGCCATCGGCATTCAACGTGACCTGTAGCCACTCGTTCTGAATAGCATTGTCTGCCCAAATCAGTTCGATCCGGGTGGAACCGTTGATGCCCCCGCCGGAAAACTCCGAAATAATTTGTGGAGCCGGAGCTGTTTGCCAACTGGCCACGTCGTTGGTATTGCCTACTAGGAACGTAAAATCCCCGGCAGTGACGGCGCCATCGAGATTGTTCACGTCAATCATGAGGCCATTGAGGCCTTTAGAGTAACTCGTGTAATTTTGGAAGCTGGCGGTTTGGCCCGGCAACAGCACTTGTTTATCGGTGGCAATCGCGTTGGAATCGATCTCGTCGTCAAACAGACTGTCGTTATAGAAAATGAAGTTGTCGGCGATCGTCGGCACGGTGGGTATGACACTCACAGCTGAAGTAAACGCGGAGTTGCCGGCTCCGTCCGTGGCGCGAATTTGATAAAAGTATTGCGTGCCGGCCGTGAGATTGGTGTCGGTAAATGTGGTCGCGCTACCTTGTAGCAAAGTCACTTGCGCGAACGTGCCGCCCACGCCGGTTTTACGATCAACCTCGATATTTTGCGCGAAACTGGAGGCATTGGTCCAATTCAACTGCGCCTGCGACGCGGATAACGCGATCGCGGTAAAATTGGCGGGAGCGGCCGGTATTTCTCCCAAACCAGCAATTTCCGAAGCGCTCAGCACGCGGCTGTAAATGCGAACATCGTCCAAACTGCCGTTGAAATAATTCGCGCCAGTGATCGTCGTGCCGTTTACGTCGGTTAATGCGCCAAGCAGGGAGAACGGACTGGTTTTGCTTCCCGTATCAAAAGTTCCGCTGCCGTTGAGCACTCCATCGACGTACAATTGCACAATGCCCGTCGCGGCGTCGCGGGTCATGGCGATATTGTGCCACTGGCCATTGTTGATGGGGCTGGTGCTGTAGACGCCACCGGCATCGCCCACATAAATTCCGATGTCGCCGGCGGTATTGAGAGTCCCCCAATTAATATCGTTGTTGCTACCGCTTTGCTCCACACCAGTAATCGCCGGCGACATATAGTGGAGGCTGCTAGTGGATGTTTGCGTCGTCCGGACCCACACGTCCAGAGTGCTGGTCGTGCCCAAAATCGGCGCCAGATTACTGGCTAGTTGTACCGCCGATTGTCCGCTGCTGCTGAAGGACAGCGCGCTTGTGCCAATGCGCCCGGGGGTAATAAAAGTAGTTGCGCCGACGAGCGTGCCTGTGTTCGTGCCGGCGGAATCAGCAGCAGTACTGCCCGAGCCGGCATCGAATCGATACCAATCGACTGGCCCCAGCAATTCGCTAATTTCCGCTGAGCGAGCGCTTTCTAGCCCCGCGGAGTTCACGGCAGTGACTTCGTAGTAAAAATTAGAGCCCGAAGTAGCGTCGATGTAGATGGGCTGCGCCACGTTGACTGCGATGGGCGTTGGGGCTTCGCCGCCGCTGGTGCTGCCACGATAGAGGTTATACGTGTCCGCACCAACCGGCACACTCCAGGTAAGCGTGATGGAGCCACTGGCGGTTGCCCCAACCAAATTGGTTGGCGCCACGGGAAAAAGGGTAACGAGCACATCGCCGGGATTGCTGAAGCCCGAAGCATTGAAGGCTTGAATCAAGTATTCGTACTGGGTTCCAGGGATCAGACCAAGGCCGTTATTATTGTCCGTGAATGTTGTCGTGTTAGCGGCCAGGCTGGCAATTTGCGTGAAAGGACCGCCAGAAGTGCTGCGGAAAACGGTGTAGCCCTGCTCGGTGGTGGCGTTATCGATCCATTGCAGCGCAACCTGGGTGGTTGAAATATTCGAGGCCACAGCACTTGTGGGTCCCGGCAACGACGCCGTGCTGCCCACGCCCGGAGTGCCATTGGTGGTTGTGCTGGCTCGCCAATTGGCAGAGTTGTTCAAGTCTGGATCGACCGCTGGGTTAATCACTTCCAATGTGGCGCCCGACCCATGCGTCGTCGGGTACCAGTCGGGACTATACGTGAAATCGGCCAATACTTGTCCGAATGCGTCATCCAGTTCTACCTCTTCGCCGCTATTGCTGAAACTTTGGCCGGTCGAAAGGTAATCGCCCAAAATCAACGGCCCGGCGCCATACAGCGATTGAAACGCTGCCGTGTTGTGCACCAAAACGCCCACTTGTCCCGGTGTAAGCGTGACGTTGCCGAAGGTGAAATCGATCCCGTTTGTGAAACTAACGCCCGCCAAATTCAGCGTTTGACTGCCGAAGTTTTCCAGCTCGACGAATTCAAAATCGTCGTTGTTGAACGAACTGCCGCTGGGCTTTTTCGGATCGTAATTCAACTCCGTGATTCGCAGCGAGTTTTTCACCGCATTATTCGGAGCAGTAACCACAAATTGTGTGGAATCGGCGCTGACACTTGACCAATGGCTCCAGCGCCCGTTGGAATCTAGCATTCGCACTCGCAACCGGTACGTGTGGCCAGGAATCAATCCGATATTCGAGGGAATGGTCACGGTCGGACTATAAGGGGTGATTACGCCGCTATCCCAGACGGCATTGACCTCCAAATTTGGATTGAGGCCCGGCACATTCGTAACGTCGGCAATGCGCCACTCCACGCCGGCAAAACTGCCCCCCAAGTTGCCGGCGGAAAACAAGCCGGTGGAGAAGGTCAAATCGTTTAAGGGGAAGTCGGAATCGCCGGTGTAAGAAACGCTGGGAGTCAATGGCGCAGCGGAAGCATCGGCGGTGGTGATGACGGTCGTGTCTAAATACGAAATCCGGCTTTGCGCAAACGACTTGAGCCGCGCCACCATGCCGGCAAAATCTTGCGTGGGCGAGCCGTTGGCGTAAAATCGCCCCACGCTTGCTTTGGAGGAGTTCACGTCGCTGGAGGTTTCAATCGGATTGTAATCCCACATCGCCGCATCTGCTTGAACCAACGTGGGACCAGTGCTCTGGGGGTTAACTTCGTTGGCATAAGCGTCGGCCAGCTTGCTGATGTTTTCCGGCGTGAACAGCAAATCTTCCAGGCTGCGAACCGTATCGCGATACTGAATTTGCAGATCAGCATAAGCCAAAATCGCGGAGGTAAACGGCGTGATGTCGCCGTTGGTGGGCTGGTAATTGACATACCACGTCAAATCGGTATCCCAGGGAATGATTTCCCAGAGTCCTGTGTCGGG includes:
- a CDS encoding FAD-dependent oxidoreductase produces the protein MTHIEALELGELPEHLIVLGGGYVGLEIAQAFRCFGSRVTVIERNIALIHREDSDVSKAMQQLFRDEGIEVLTGMTVEQVDGQSGTSVRMRTTRGNIEGTHVLVAGGRTPNTDAIGLEKTGVEVDARGHVKVNERLETTAIGIWAAGDCAGSPYFTHIGEDDFRIVLANLFGGNRTTTGRQVPFCLFTDPELARIGLNEQEAAEHGIRYRLGIAGDERLNFAEMRIGLMIAKIVELLPGGHICWVIRFRKDFVDHAQQQTVVDSHRAD
- a CDS encoding DoxX family protein, which codes for MIRWRSLGKLNIPNSWTLLPLRLIVGVGFLLHGLEKLNRGPAKFAAILEQIGAPYPLPTAWLVACIEVLGGMLLIIGLMVRLASIPLIISMLVALFTVHIHYGFSSVNTIGLTPSGPVFGPPGYEINLLYIAGLIALALSSPTAASVDRILFREKSNLCATENQFQGGSDEPARAI
- a CDS encoding alpha/beta fold hydrolase; this translates as MTAIKYRTADVGGVNVFYREAGPAGAPNLLLLHGFPSASHMFRDLIPMLADRFHIMAPDLPGFGRSDMPGRGHTFDRIAETIDRFTEVVGFDRYAVYVFDYGAPTGFRLAVKHPDRITAIISQNGNAYEEGLSDGWNPIRAYWQDASPANREALRAFLTPESTVWQYTHGVTDPTAVSPDGYTLDNFYLARPGAAEVQLDLFGDYKSNVALYPTFQKYFRTHKPPLLAVWRKNDPFFLPPGAEAFKRDIPDAVVHFLDTGISR
- a CDS encoding dockerin type I domain-containing protein, encoding MRTIGFIICVSWLATVLAAHANPIVNLGHYYVAKNSSASISLAVSDTANPAAEDIEGMLFTLQIADGTESLPAINSVNFLSNTIWSGQVAPDDVLPASGGNLPQFQSYVVVTDNQGEFVNPSGTLATVSFSAAGAPLGDYDLKLVGTKNSSSDSKFNDGDVDGDIVPAVFGNGILTVVAPGDLNRDGHVDASDIIPMMQALTNLSSYEQTHGGLTDSQVTLLGDLDGNGKFTNTDLQALLNYLTNGSGSISSVPEPASFLLLALTTLAVGRQGNYYRKPKARSGASLNS
- a CDS encoding CotH kinase family protein; protein product: MQLAAGSVVINEINYNPPDKTKPTEFIELTNPGTTSVDLSGASFVNGVHYTFPSGTTLATGGFIVVSESPTALQQMYGVSSFGPWSGSLSNSGEDVTIQDAAGNMLDDVNYGAGFPWPLEGDSPGPGYSIELINPNLDNSLGGNWRSYNPAVPTQVTLIAKDSTWDYRKGTAEATPAPFAIGAWRGLDYVEDSNWKTGAGPIGYDQTGGPVMGTKLSDMSSSYTSVFMRKTFNIPDPAEALGLTLQAMYDDGFNVWINGHLAQTVNTPGENTAFNGLASSARAGSDATYFNFTINPTFLQAGDNEIAIQFFNAAKTDSDAYFDAALIETTGTGGPTPGRQNSDFAAAAAPDMRQVTQSQQMPTPGTTQSITVKVTDPAGVASVTLAYQTVDAGNYISLQDAAYSNPANWTTVTMFDNGTNGDAAAGDGIYTAVLPASVQMDRRLVRYRITATGSDGLSITGPYDDDPVPNFAYYVYSGVPSYTAALQPGGSGSAGQTQMFSSATMSSVPVLQLLTKQQDHDNSQHIPGSNSPASTGNEYTFSGTLVYNGVVYDGIHYRARGGTWRYAMGKNMWKIDFQNGHDFQAYYADGTPYPTLWKKLDLGADIQQGDIGDRGEQGLFETMSFALFDEAGVPAPATIPTELRIVESASATGTSQYTTDFQGLYLMIEEPDGRFLDAHDLPDGNLYKIENGAGTSKNQGSTEPSDGSDLTAFIAALNNHPSEAWIEANIDLPEFYAYQAVTEMIHNWDIGFGKNYLYYHNPDTGLWEIIPWDTDLTWYVNYQPTNGDITPFTSAILAYADLQIQYRDTVRSLEDLLFTPENISKLADAYANEVNPQSTGPTLVQADAAMWDYNPIETSSDVNSSKASVGRFYANGSPTQDFAGMVARLKSFAQSRISYLDTTVITTADASAAPLTPSVSYTGDSDFPLNDLTFSTGLFSAGNLGGSFAGVEWRIADVTNVPGLNPNLEVNAVWDSGVITPYSPTVTIPSNIGLIPGHTYRLRVRMLDSNGRWSHWSSVSADSTQFVVTAPNNAVKNSLRITELNYDPKKPSGSSFNNDDFEFVELENFGSQTLNLAGVSFTNGIDFTFGNVTLTPGQVGVLVHNTAAFQSLYGAGPLILGDYLSTGQSFSNSGEEVELDDAFGQVLADFTYSPDWYPTTHGSGATLEVINPAVDPDLNNSANWRASTTTNGTPGVGSTASLPGPTSAVASNISTTQVALQWIDNATTEQGYTVFRSTSGGPFTQIASLAANTTTFTDNNNGLGLIPGTQYEYLIQAFNASGFSNPGDVLVTLFPVAPTNLVGATASGSITLTWSVPVGADTYNLYRGSTSGGEAPTPIAVNVAQPIYIDATSGSNFYYEVTAVNSAGLESARSAEISELLGPVDWYRFDAGSGSTAADSAGTNTGTLVGATTFITPGRIGTSALSFSSSGQSAVQLASNLAPILGTTSTLDVWVRTTQTSTSSLHYMSPAITGVEQSGSNNDINWGTLNTAGDIGIYVGDAGGVYSTSPINNGQWHNIAMTRDAATGIVQLYVDGVLNGSGTFDTGSKTSPFSLLGALTDVNGTTITGANYFNGSLDDVRIYSRVLSASEIAGLGEIPAAPANFTAIALSASQAQLNWTNASSFAQNIEVDRKTGVGGTFAQVTLLQGSATTFTDTNLTAGTQYFYQIRATDGAGNSAFTSAVSVIPTVPTIADNFIFYNDSLFDDEIDSNAIATDKQVLLPGQTASFQNYTSYSKGLNGLMIDVNNLDGAVTAGDFTFLVGNTNDVASWQTAPAPQIISEFSGGGINGSTRIELIWADNAIQNEWLQVTLNADGVTQLATPDVFYVGNAMGEVGNSATDANIDSSDILAARGHHDAGPVSIINPFDFNRDGIVDNQDVTVAKQNVRVADAALQLITAPTGGGSLTADADSPPLAEDAPASIPTAMPISPPLLPTILSTPITVNFSSVTSTDGNSTSVDSSSRPSPPIVAVENTLPPLIPLSSTVAVVNTGLRNNLSTIYEDVASTPPPMVNHHLPGQDLFVDLMFLPTKREKSHSFDTDSVTIDAYCENLAADVAPRWQQLLKL